One window of the Amblyraja radiata isolate CabotCenter1 chromosome 41, sAmbRad1.1.pri, whole genome shotgun sequence genome contains the following:
- the opa3 gene encoding optic atrophy 3 protein translates to MVVGAFPIAKLLMLGVRQVSRPLANTLKANARRSPFFRAYICQPPAQIYHWFEMKMKMRMMGFKGAEVQPLNEDVAADLGSELLGEAIVFLVGGACILAEYLRQSSNTAKKEEELRSTLDSLQEQVAHLSLTVEELDARLRENNRLVLSLPAQATKETQEPSK, encoded by the exons ATGGTGGTCGGCGCTTTCCCCATCGCCAAGCTGCTGATGCTGGGAGTGAGGCAGGTCAGCCGCCCGCTCGCCAACACCCTCAAGGCCAACGCCAGGAGGAGCCCCTTCTTCAGGGCCTACATCTGCCAGCCGCCGGCGCAGA TCTACCACTGGTTCGAGATGAAGATGAAGATGAGGATGATGGGGTTCAAAGGTGCTGAGGTGCAGCCCTTGAACGAGGACGTGGCAGCAGACCTGGGCTCCGAACTGCTGGGGGAGGCCATCGTCTTTCTGGTGGGAGGCGCTTGCATCCTGGCCGAATACCTACGGCAGTCATCGAACACGGCCAAGAAGGAGGAGGAACTTCGCAGCACACTGGACAGCCTGCAGGAGCAGGTGGCTCACCTCTCATTGACTGTGGAGGAACTGGACGCGCGCCTTCGAGAAAACAACCGGCTCGTTCTGTCGCTGCCTGCTCAGGCCACAAAAGAAACTCAGGAGCCATCGAAGTGA
- the ccdc61 gene encoding centrosomal protein CCDC61 isoform X2 yields the protein MEGGPIQANYVFRGIDYIITMMVTGNVLEVQVEDRLTSEQWRGEFEAAYIEDVTHKTGNFKQFSIFCNMLESAITKNSESVTLDLLTYSDLELLRNRKTGVGMRQVPPPKSGALNAKRYLILIYSVEFDRIHYPLPLPYAGKPDPVALQKVVRGLKEELAAMRSKQGMDYRDTELRRLRAEFDKLLQEKQELEVMILQLQEQVKLSNTANVAKDIKILKKVIQGLEQELMKEKTKSQRAASKRNQEYHQVLDELEEVKASERKLKLRVKNLSIELGLYKRGRITPAGPSPQSRSNYSLSSGRRTQSRGDSAARLGEDSRSATRVRSQQWADSRDRGRSTSRERSGRQTSFRRSDRSSSRESQQGDRCLVPKLTPSPTGIPQHRFNPTAYVHDKKSKQKEADQRNLRKVHRDLNGLTSDERGRPKSRTCSREGSSCRMQEAGRTRARSSSENLRIRFSSASSASDCEDNGAPAKSRLQRVRKPRRPLGSASWTSPNLPPRKPKPKRLASTPTMLNKLKSNKENYLDSCDLSEIDARLNALQEYMRKLGARTE from the exons ATGGAAGGAGGTCCAATACAAGCTAACTATGTGTTCCGAGGGATTGACTATATTATCACCATGATGGTAACTGGGAATGTGTTGGAAGTGCAAGTCGAGGACCGACTGACTTCTGAGCAGTGGAGAGGAGAATTTGAAGCTGCTT ATATTGAGGATGTCACTCACAAAACTGGAAACTTCAAACAGTTCTCCATTTTCTGCAACATGTTGGAATCAGCCATCACAAAG aACAGTGAATCGGTGACCCTTGACTTGCTGACCTATTCTGACCTGGAGCTGCTGAGAAACCGTAAAACTGGTGTTGGAATGAGACAAGTGCCGCCACCGAAGTCTGGGGCTCTCAACGCTAAACGCTACCTCATCCTCATCTACTCGGTGGAGTTTGACAG GATTCATTACCCTCTGCCACTCCCCTACGCTGGGAAGCCTGATCCAGTGGCTCTCCAGAAAGTAGTCCGTGGGCTGAAAGAGGAGCTGGCGGCGATGAGGTCGAAGCAGGGCATGGATTATCGCGACACAGAGCTCCGCAGGCTGAGGGCAGA GTTTGACAAGCTACTGCAGGAGAAACAGGAGCTGGAGGTAATGATTCTGCAGCTCCAGGAGCAGGTGAAGCTTTCCAACACAGCCAATGTTGCCAAAGACATCAAAATCCTGAAGAAGGTCATCCAAGGCTTGGAGCAGGAGCTGATGAAGGAGAAAACGAAAAGCCAGAGAGCGGCAAGCAAGCGGAACCAGGAATACCACCAGGTCCTGGATGAG CTTGAAGAGGTGAAGGCTTCAGAGCGGAAACTGAAGCTACGGGTGAAGAACCTGTCGATCGAGCTGGGTCTGTACAAGAGGGG TCGAATCACTCCAGCCGGTCCCTCCCCACAAAGCCGCTCGAATTACAGCCTCAGTTCTGGCCGGCGCACCCAGAGCAGGGGCGACTCTGCCGCCAGGCTTGGCGAAGACAGCCGGTCGGCCACGCGGGTCCGGAGCCAGCAGTGGGCAGATTCCCGAGACCGGGGGAGGTCCACGTCCAGAGAGAGAAGTGGCCGCCAGACATCTTTCCGTCGGAGTGACCGATCATCCTCCCGGGAGAGCCAGCAAGGAGATCGATGCCTCGTGCCCAAGCTGACCCCCTCTCCAACAG GCATTCCACAGCACCGCTTCAATCCCACTGCGTATGTTCACGACAAGAAAAGCAAACAGAAGGAGGCCGACCAGCGGAA CTTGAGGAAGGTCCACAGGGACCTGAACGGCCTGACCAGCGATGAGAGAGGGCGCCCCAAGTCCCGGACTTGCTCTCGGGAAGGCAGCAGCTGCAGGATGCAGGAGGCCGGTCGGACTCGCGCTCGGAGCTCGTCGG AAAATCTCCGAATCAGATTCTCGTCGGCGAGCTCGGCCAGCGACTGTGAGGACAACGGGGCACCAGCCAAATCCAG ATTGCAAAGAGTCAGAAAACCAAGACGACCGTTGGGTTCAGCTTCCTGGACCAGCCCCAACTTG CCTCCGAGGAAGCCAAAACCGAAGCGTCTGGCCAGCACCCCAACAATGTTAAACAAGTTAAAGTCTAACAAAG AAAACTACCTGGATTCCTGCGACCTTTCTGAAATCGATGCGCGGTTAAACGCTTTGCAAGAATACATGAGGAAACTGGGAGCACGGACGGAGTGA
- the ccdc61 gene encoding centrosomal protein CCDC61 isoform X1 → MEGGPIQANYVFRGIDYIITMMVTGNVLEVQVEDRLTSEQWRGEFEAAYIEDVTHKTGNFKQFSIFCNMLESAITKNSESVTLDLLTYSDLELLRNRKTGVGMRQVPPPKSGALNAKRYLILIYSVEFDRIHYPLPLPYAGKPDPVALQKVVRGLKEELAAMRSKQGMDYRDTELRRLRAEFDKLLQEKQELEVMILQLQEQVKLSNTANVAKDIKILKKVIQGLEQELMKEKTKSQRAASKRNQEYHQVLDELEEVKASERKLKLRVKNLSIELGLYKRGRITPAGPSPQSRSNYSLSSGRRTQSRGDSAARLGEDSRSATRVRSQQWADSRDRGRSTSRERSGRQTSFRRSDRSSSRESQQGDRCLVPKLTPSPTGIPQHRFNPTAYVHDKKSKQKEADQRNLRKVHRDLNGLTSDERGRPKSRTCSREGSSCRMQEAGRTRARSSSAENLRIRFSSASSASDCEDNGAPAKSRLQRVRKPRRPLGSASWTSPNLPPRKPKPKRLASTPTMLNKLKSNKENYLDSCDLSEIDARLNALQEYMRKLGARTE, encoded by the exons ATGGAAGGAGGTCCAATACAAGCTAACTATGTGTTCCGAGGGATTGACTATATTATCACCATGATGGTAACTGGGAATGTGTTGGAAGTGCAAGTCGAGGACCGACTGACTTCTGAGCAGTGGAGAGGAGAATTTGAAGCTGCTT ATATTGAGGATGTCACTCACAAAACTGGAAACTTCAAACAGTTCTCCATTTTCTGCAACATGTTGGAATCAGCCATCACAAAG aACAGTGAATCGGTGACCCTTGACTTGCTGACCTATTCTGACCTGGAGCTGCTGAGAAACCGTAAAACTGGTGTTGGAATGAGACAAGTGCCGCCACCGAAGTCTGGGGCTCTCAACGCTAAACGCTACCTCATCCTCATCTACTCGGTGGAGTTTGACAG GATTCATTACCCTCTGCCACTCCCCTACGCTGGGAAGCCTGATCCAGTGGCTCTCCAGAAAGTAGTCCGTGGGCTGAAAGAGGAGCTGGCGGCGATGAGGTCGAAGCAGGGCATGGATTATCGCGACACAGAGCTCCGCAGGCTGAGGGCAGA GTTTGACAAGCTACTGCAGGAGAAACAGGAGCTGGAGGTAATGATTCTGCAGCTCCAGGAGCAGGTGAAGCTTTCCAACACAGCCAATGTTGCCAAAGACATCAAAATCCTGAAGAAGGTCATCCAAGGCTTGGAGCAGGAGCTGATGAAGGAGAAAACGAAAAGCCAGAGAGCGGCAAGCAAGCGGAACCAGGAATACCACCAGGTCCTGGATGAG CTTGAAGAGGTGAAGGCTTCAGAGCGGAAACTGAAGCTACGGGTGAAGAACCTGTCGATCGAGCTGGGTCTGTACAAGAGGGG TCGAATCACTCCAGCCGGTCCCTCCCCACAAAGCCGCTCGAATTACAGCCTCAGTTCTGGCCGGCGCACCCAGAGCAGGGGCGACTCTGCCGCCAGGCTTGGCGAAGACAGCCGGTCGGCCACGCGGGTCCGGAGCCAGCAGTGGGCAGATTCCCGAGACCGGGGGAGGTCCACGTCCAGAGAGAGAAGTGGCCGCCAGACATCTTTCCGTCGGAGTGACCGATCATCCTCCCGGGAGAGCCAGCAAGGAGATCGATGCCTCGTGCCCAAGCTGACCCCCTCTCCAACAG GCATTCCACAGCACCGCTTCAATCCCACTGCGTATGTTCACGACAAGAAAAGCAAACAGAAGGAGGCCGACCAGCGGAA CTTGAGGAAGGTCCACAGGGACCTGAACGGCCTGACCAGCGATGAGAGAGGGCGCCCCAAGTCCCGGACTTGCTCTCGGGAAGGCAGCAGCTGCAGGATGCAGGAGGCCGGTCGGACTCGCGCTCGGAGCTCGTCGG CAGAAAATCTCCGAATCAGATTCTCGTCGGCGAGCTCGGCCAGCGACTGTGAGGACAACGGGGCACCAGCCAAATCCAG ATTGCAAAGAGTCAGAAAACCAAGACGACCGTTGGGTTCAGCTTCCTGGACCAGCCCCAACTTG CCTCCGAGGAAGCCAAAACCGAAGCGTCTGGCCAGCACCCCAACAATGTTAAACAAGTTAAAGTCTAACAAAG AAAACTACCTGGATTCCTGCGACCTTTCTGAAATCGATGCGCGGTTAAACGCTTTGCAAGAATACATGAGGAAACTGGGAGCACGGACGGAGTGA